A stretch of DNA from Lycium ferocissimum isolate CSIRO_LF1 chromosome 4, AGI_CSIRO_Lferr_CH_V1, whole genome shotgun sequence:
TATAATGCCTTATTACATataagaaaacaaattttttccAGCAGAATGAAATTAAAAGTAAAAGGCCTAGAATAGATATACCATTCATTAGATCATCATTTCAGATCATCATTTCATATAACACATGTATAATTGGATGCACGTGGATCAGACAAATTTACGGTGCTTGCAATGCAATATGCATAAATATTCCACGTACGCTAGCCTTATTATTACGTATATTTATTGTTGACCTTGCTTTTCCCTTTCCTTGCACGAGATTAATTGAATTGGCCGCTCATTGAATCAATGTTTTGACGCCTCATTTGTTGGTAAAACTgaaggatgaactgctctgccTTGGCATCGATCATGTCGTCAGCGCCAATGGCATCGAAGACCTGGTCAGGatcctcctcttcctcctcctcatCGAGTTCTTGGAGATTATTTGCGGAAGCATACTGGCTCATGGTGCCGGATGAGGCTGCAGGGACATCCACATCCAGTGATTTGAGATCGTTTGCTGAAGCGTACTGGCTCATGGTGTCATCCAGCGCTTTGAGATCGTTCGCGGAAGCGTACTGGCTCATTGTTCCGCTAGACGAAGACAAAGCTGAGGGTGAATATATTGACGTGGCACAGTATGCAGGTGATGTATTAATATTGTTGTCCTGGAGATGCAAAGGGCGCATAGAGCCCACCAGCTTCTTCCAATCTCCCTGCTGGGTGGACACAGCTACCTGAGCAGCTTTCTGCTTCCCTTTATTGCGATGGCGCAACACGAACATTGCAGCTTTGAAGAAGCCGAAAACACCTGgcggcttcttcttcttcttattcatCATGTCATGATCGCCAATGTCATTTCTTAAGGGGGCTTTGCTGTTGTCCTTGATGGTGATTACACCTTCTGTCATTCTTCCCTTTAAATGAGGCTCAAGCTCAATTCAAATATTTGCCTTGGCCCTACCCTGCAAAATGCAGGGTGAGTTATGGAAAAAGATTTTGGGTACAACTACAACTCTTCTTATGCTATATATAGGCTACTATTTCTATAGCCTTGCTGTTTTCTTGGACACTTACGGTACAATTTAAGCTTGCAGGTACAGAAGTCAACATTTGTCATTAAAATGACCacaataaatatttcttaaatcaTACATTTATTCAAATTAACTAAATATACGCATAATTAGGGCAAAATAGTCAGAGAGACAACCAACGGCTTCCATTGTCTACTATAGCGGAGCTTTCTCCTCGCCACCGCACAACAATTGAAGGTTTTGTTTCTAAGCTAGGACAGCTACTATTCTTTTAAGGCCTTGGGTGgtctttttttccttaaaaatctaACTTATATATGGATAGTGTGAATTGAAATGACACGTACTGTATGAGAGACTCATATCAGTATTACTTATAAGCTATAGACCTTAGTTAAGACCTCggatatttggccaaatttaGATCCTGCGAAAATTCAGTCCCACCAAGAGCCATGTAGAGGTCCATTTCCCTTTCTTAAATGGAccgaaaaaaggaaaataggaTCATATAAATTGGACTTAAACATCTCATCTTACCCTTAATCACAAATTTTTAGTCACACAAAtgttatgatgtgatttatacaagaagtttcaaaagttttagtCACATGTACAAATGTTATGGCATGTTTAAGATTACATGTTTCTAACTCTTCATTTCTTTCTAACGTGTTAGAAAAGATAATCTAGCACCGATCCAGACAAAGTTGTCAATGAGTTGGAAAAACGAAAAATTAAACCACCTCATGAGTCCAAACGAAAATTGGAGGTATATCCCTCCCCAATACCATTCACCTTACTCATCACGTTCTCACAAGCATTTGATTATTAATCGGTGCATGCTCGTTTAATCCTTCAAGCAGGAAAAATATGGTTCAAAAGATGACACTTCCCGTTAAAAACTAGATCTGCCTTTGTTTTCCACTTCCTGTTAATCAGTAGTAGCTGGTAAAGCATGCATGGAACCTTTGATCTCCGTCTGCTTCCTAAATATATTAGTAATAAAAGCCTCTGCCAGTGCCATACCCATGAATATGCACACATATATCAAGATGCATCGCCCTGCGTATTGATATGAAGGCATTCCTAACTTCAATAAGCAAATTTGGTTTTCCAAATAACAACTCGAATCATGCATCCcccttccttttctcttctttggtcTCAAAAAAGAAATTCCCTAAATAAAGCTTGCTCTCTTTTCATAAGTTAGATCCACACTTCGACAACATTTTTACTGAAGTCAATTCCAGATTTTATAAACTGAGAGGAGATGATACATCTTAAgctcaccgaggacatgacccttgATAGGAGAGTGTgtagctctagaattaggataaAGATAGCATGTTGTCAGGCATTATCCCCGGTGTATTATTCTTGTATTTTCGCATTCTTAGATTCCTATTACTACTTGTTGGTTCTTTAGCCTCATTTGTTTTACTTAGTTTTTTAGACTATTACCTTGATGTTGTTTATGCTTGTTGCTACTActtattgttttcctttttcaccTTTCTTTGAGCTAAGGGTCT
This window harbors:
- the LOC132053132 gene encoding uncharacterized protein LOC132053132; the encoded protein is MTEGVITIKDNSKAPLRNDIGDHDMMNKKKKKPPGVFGFFKAAMFVLRHRNKGKQKAAQVAVSTQQGDWKKLVGSMRPLHLQDNNINTSPAYCATSIYSPSALSSSSGTMSQYASANDLKALDDTMSQYASANDLKSLDVDVPAASSGTMSQYASANNLQELDEEEEEEDPDQVFDAIGADDMIDAKAEQFILQFYQQMRRQNIDSMSGQFN